The following coding sequences are from one Plasmodium knowlesi strain H genome assembly, chromosome: 9 window:
- a CDS encoding glycerol-3-phosphate dehydrogenase, putative has product MKSYLSYFLLVPQLATCFSGSKPNVSRNTLVSNTTNNLPLKVSVIGSGSWGTVVSKIVAENTHKSKIFHPLVKMYVKEEIVDNDKLSNIINKKKENVKYMKGMKVPDNVLATSNLKDAVEGADLLIFVVPHQYLESVLNEIVKNENLKKDAKAISLMKGIKIDNCKPMLLSSVIEEKLNIGCAALSGSNIANELSTENFSESTIGFEDAQEAGIWQELFDRTYFKINCVEDKPGVETCGALKNVVALGVGFLDASSHSYNTKSAIIRIGLDEMKRFTRFFFPDVLDETFLDSCGLADLITTCLGGRNLKCAREFATRNGADTWDQIEMELLNGQKLQGIHTAKEVYSVLEHHKLKNEFPLFTTIYEIAFLHKNPSSIIDVLSTKKLRHIKYKG; this is encoded by the exons atgaagagcTATCTTTCATACTTCTTGTTAGTGCCCCAGTTGGCAACCTGCTTCTCCGGGAGCAAGCCAAACGTCAGTAGAAATACTCTCGTGTCAAATACCACAAACAATCTTCCCCTTAAA GTTTCCGTCATCGGCAGTGGGAGTTGGGGAACCGTCGTTTCCAAAATTGTCGCCGAAAATACACACAAGTCGAAAATATTCCACCCACtg GTTAAGATGTacgtaaaggaagaaattgtaGACAACGACAAATTAAGCAACATTATcaacaagaaaaaggaaaacgtaaAGTACATGAAGGGGATGAAGGTGCCAGACAATGTATTAGCCACTTCGAATTTGAAGGATGCGGTTGAGGGTGCCGACTTGCTCATCTTTGTAGTGCCTCATCAGTACTTGGAG AGCGTGTTAAacgaaattgtgaaaaacGAAAACCTCAAAAAAGACGCAAAGGCGATAAGCCTAATGAAGGGAATCAAGATAGACAACTGTAAGCCCATGCTTCTGTCAAGTgtaattgaagaaaaactaAATATTGGGTGCGCAGCTCTGTCCGGCTCCAACATAGCGAAT GAATTGTCCACGGAGAATTTCAGCGAAAGCACCATCGGCTTTGAAGATGCCCAGGAAGCGGGGATCTGGCAAGAGCTCTTCGACAGGACGTACTTCAAGATCAACTGCGTCGAGGACAAACCGGGGGTAGAG ACATGCGGAGCGTTGAAAAACGTTGTCGCGTTAGGAGTAGGATTCCTGGATGCATCCAGCCACAGCTATAACACGAAGTCAGCCATTATCAGAATTGGCCTTGATGAAATGAAGAGGTTCACgcgctttttctttccggATGTTCTAGAT gaAACCTTTTTAGACAGCTGTGGCCTGGCTGATCTCATAACTACATGTCTTGGGGGTAGGAACCTCAAATGTGCACGGGAGTTCGCCACAAGGAACGGAGCAGATACCTGGGATCAGATCGAAATGGAGCTTCTGAACGGGCAGAAGCTTCAG GGAATCCACACCGCCAAGGAAGTGTACTCTGTGCTGGAGCAccacaaattaaaaaacgaATTTCCATTATTCACGACAATCTACGAAATTGCCTTTCTACATAAAAATCCGTCGAGCATTATTGATGTTCTTtcgacaaaaaaattaagacaCATAAAGTATAAGGgttaa
- a CDS encoding cyclin-dependent-like kinase CLK3, putative translates to MAKDKRGRVISNSYESDEDKYSKRIKKHHHKINFAEKDPDNGSYKKKNYENDKSKLNLKKDQKKNSKENLNSFSSHHSISSSSDANNLGLNISGGSTSNSEDEFKILKEEENEDKFLEERRRKREAIKERLKDLVSENEKGNDVVSGDLGDLSVVSNGNDTLRSGKEEPSENVKKEEGQDAFSSCNKNDLGESLNEIPPMLDDVDHDDAACIFAPNKEVMGETCSSLSSDHEMIDEKPTKEKNDSFKESSDLYSDLKKKIMEEKAKIRAFIIKQKELHERTKMNIEDGPLTNKNTDDATITQRFMDNKPHGVEEYEEEDNDNDDVDMFSSVQPSKKEKIEKIRITNYYASDNVNLSDNWNDSEGYYKAIVGEVIDNRYSVVCELVGKGVFSNVLKCYDKVGKIPVAIKVIRDNDMMRKAAEKEISILKKLNEYDKDNKRHIVRLLRSLKYKNHLCLVFEWMWGNLRIALKKYGNGYGLNATAVHCYTKQLFIALRHMRKCRIMHADLKPDNILINEKFNALKVCDLGSASDISENEITSYLVSRFYRAPEIILGFRYDAQIDVWSAAATVFELATGKILFPGKSNNHMIKLMMEYKGKFSHKMIKGGQFYSQHFNDNLDFIYVDRDYYTKKEVVRIISDLRPTKNITCDLLEHQYWLKGNSPKMQFLKKKIKQLGDLLEKCLMLDPTKRYTPDQALQHPYLRESIHFSKTQNE, encoded by the exons ATGGCGAAGGACAAAAGGGGCAGAGTGATTTCCAACTCCTACGAATCTGATGAGGATAAATATTCCAAGAGAATCAAAAAACATCACCATAAGATAAATTTTGCAGAGAAAGATCCCGATAATGgttcatataaaaaaaaaaattacgaaaatgataaaagtaaactaaatttaaaaaaagaccaaaagaaaaattcaaaagaaaACTTAAATTCATTTAGTTCTCATCATTCTATTAGTAGCAGTTCTGATGCGAACAACCTCGGCTTGAACATCTCTGGTGGATCGA CGTCAAACAGTGAGGATgaattcaaaattttgaaggaggaagaaaatgaagataaaTTTTTGGAAGAAAGGAGGCGAAAAAGAGAGGCAATAAAAGAGCGACTTAAGGATTTGGTGAGTGAAAACGAAAAGGGTAACGACGTGGTAAGTGGCGACTTAGGCGACCTGAGCGTCGTGAGCAACGGTAACGATACCCTACGCAGCGGTAAGGAAGAACCaagtgaaaatgtaaaaaaggaggaaggccAAGACGCTTTCTCCAGTTGCAACAAAAATGACTTAGGCGAAAGCTTAAACGAGATCCCCCCCATGCTGGACGATGTGGACCATGA TGACGCGGCCTGTATATTCGCGCCGAACAAGGAAGTTATGGGGGAAACCTGTTCATCTCTATCGTCCGACCACGAAATGATTGACGAAAAACCGAccaaagagaaaaacgatTCTTTTAAGGAGTCCAGTGATTTATATAGTgacttaaaaaagaagattatGGAAGAGAAGGCCAAAATTAGGGCCTTTATAATTAAGCAGAAGGAGCTGCACGAACGAACCAAGATG AACATCGAAGATGGACCTCTTACGAATAAAAATACGGACGACGCAACAATCACTCAGAGATTCATGGATAATAAACCCCACGGAGTCGAAGAGTacgaagaggaagacaaCGATAATGACGATGTAGATATGTTTTCAAGTGTGCAGCcaagcaaaaaggaaaaaatcgaaaaaattaGAATAACTAATTATTATGCATCTGACAATGTCAACTTATCGGATAACTGGAACGATTCGGAGGGATACTACAAG GCCATCGTTGGTGAAGTCATTGACAACCGATACAGCGTCGTGTGCGAATTAGTCGGTAAAGGAGTTTTCTCCAACGTTTTAAAGTGTTATGACAAGGTGGGGAAAATCCCTGTGGCCATTAAAGTTATTCGAGATAACGATATGATGAGGAAAGCAgcagagaaggaaatatctattttaaaaaagttaaacgaGTATGATAAGGATAATAAGAGGCACATCGTTCGTTTGTTGAGGAGCCTCAAGTATAAGAATCACCTCTGCTTAGTTTTCGAGTGGATGTGGGGAAATCTTAGGATAGCTCTCAAAAA ATACGGCAATGGGTATGGCTTGAATGCCACAGCCGTGCACTGCTACACGAAACAGCTCTTTATAGCCCTCAGACATATGCGCAAGTGCAGGATCATGCACGCTGATT tgaaACCGGACAACATACTAATCAATGAAAAGTTTAACGCACTAAAGGTATGCGATTTGGGAAGTGCAAGCGACATATCAGAAAACGAAATTACCTCCTACCTAGTTAGTAGATTTTACAGAGCCCCGGAGATAATTCTTGGATTTCGTTACGATGCACAGATTGATGTATGGTCAGCGGCGGCGACTGTTTTTGAGCTCGCCACAGGAAAGATCCTCTTCCCC GGAAAATCTAACAACCACATGATCAAGCTGATGATGGAGTACAAGGGGAAGTTCTCCCACAAGATGATAAAGGGGGGTCAGTTCTATTCGCAGCATTTTAACGACAACCTGGATTTCATCTACGTGGACAGGGATTATTACACCAAGAAGGAAGTGGTGCGAATTATATCTGACTTGAGGCCCACGAAAAATATAACGTGTGATTTGCTGGAGCATCAATATTGGCTAAAAG gAAATAGCCCCAAGATgcagtttttaaaaaagaaaataaagcagctAGGGGACTTGCTGGAGAAGTGCCTCATGCTGGACCCTACCAAACGGTACACACCAGACCAGGCCTTGCAGCATCCATATTTGAGGGAGTCTATTCATTTTAGCAAAACGCAAAATGAGTGA